The Vibrio crassostreae genomic interval TCGTATCGTTCGCGGGCTAATCGCATTAGTGATGGCTGCGTATGATGGAAAAACATCAGAGCAGGTACAAGCATTCGATATTGATGGCTACTTCGAAAAAATCGGTCTAATCACCCATCTAAGCCCATCTCGCGGTAATGGATTAAAAGCGATTGTTGCTCAAATCCAAGAGCTCAGTGCTTAACATCTCTTAGATACACAGAAACAAAAAGGGTTGACGCTAAACGCCAACCCTAAATAATTTCGCTCGTGACTCGGCTAAAGCATATCAACGGCTTTTTCTATCGCCGCTACGAGCCTTTCAACATCATCCATGTTGTTGTAAATGCCAAATGAAATACGAACCGTTCCTTTCACATTAAGAGCATCCATCAATGGGTGAGCACAATGATGCCCTGCACGTACTGCGATACCTTGCTGATCCAGTAGAGTCGCTATATCTTGATGGTGAACGCCATCCATTACAAACGTAATCACACTGGCGTTGGGTTGATAGCCCAAAATCTGAATGTCATCCAGTTTACTGAGCGCAAGGTAAGTCTCGTGCTGTAGCTGGTGGATATGATTTTCGACATCTTGCTGTGTAAAACCACTTAACCATTCTATTGCAGTACTTAATGCTATCGCTCCGGCAACATTTGGCGTGCCTGCTTCAAACTTGCCCGGTAATTCTGAAAAAGTGGTACCAGAAAATGATACTCGCTCAACCATTTTACCTCCACCGTGCCATGGTGGCATCGCTTCGAGCAATTCAAGCTTGCCGTAAAGTACACCAATGCCGGCGGGAGCATAGAGCTTGTGCCCAGAGAATACGTAGAAATCAGCGCCTAAAGCTGCAACATCAATTGATTCATGAACGATACCTTGTGCGCCATCAACCACCACAACCGCATTCATCTT includes:
- the csdA gene encoding cysteine desulfurase CsdA gives rise to the protein MFDINHIREQFPALSQTINQQPLIYLDSAATTQKPQVVIDAISQYYSKQNANVHRGSHSLTAHATSQFEGARDKVAQFIGATSSKEIIWTRGATEALNLIAQTYARSTLQPGDEILVSEMEHHANIVPWQIVAEQNGAKVVKVPMTSDCEFDLQAFDHLLNDKTKIVALAQITNVTGSRQPIEQVIEKAHKMNAVVVVDGAQGIVHESIDVAALGADFYVFSGHKLYAPAGIGVLYGKLELLEAMPPWHGGGKMVERVSFSGTTFSELPGKFEAGTPNVAGAIALSTAIEWLSGFTQQDVENHIHQLQHETYLALSKLDDIQILGYQPNASVITFVMDGVHHQDIATLLDQQGIAVRAGHHCAHPLMDALNVKGTVRISFGIYNNMDDVERLVAAIEKAVDML